A single window of Sphingobium sp. SCG-1 DNA harbors:
- a CDS encoding cupin domain-containing protein — protein MPKLDLDAIPQTNHTGYPTEYAQEVAGRFYRRIAPETGLTDFGVSHVTLMPGAWSSQRHWHEDEDEFVVILSGEAILIDEDGRTPMAAGDMAAFPKNDGNGHHLVNESDTDCMFVVVGRPAAGACHYPDVDMHIFGDGAGFRRKDGSAFP, from the coding sequence ATGCCAAAGCTAGACCTCGACGCCATTCCGCAGACCAACCACACGGGCTATCCCACCGAATATGCACAGGAAGTAGCAGGGCGGTTCTACCGCCGCATAGCGCCAGAAACCGGCCTGACCGATTTCGGTGTAAGTCATGTCACGCTCATGCCTGGAGCGTGGTCGTCCCAACGCCATTGGCACGAAGATGAAGATGAATTCGTCGTGATATTGTCCGGTGAGGCCATATTGATCGATGAGGACGGCCGCACTCCGATGGCAGCGGGCGATATGGCGGCATTCCCGAAAAACGACGGGAACGGACATCATCTGGTGAATGAAAGCGACACAGACTGCATGTTCGTCGTGGTCGGCCGACCGGCAGCCGGTGCCTGCCACTATCCTGACGTGGACATGCACATCTTCGGGGATGGGGCCGGCTTCAGGCGAAAGGACGGATCGGCTTTCCCCTGA
- the dapE gene encoding succinyl-diaminopimelate desuccinylase encodes MTLTSAAFDPLDLAQRLIACPSVTPATGSVFACLESMLAPLGFAVDRFVSGEAPDGPVENLLAVRQNGPGPHFAFAGHLDVVPPGDGWGSDPFEPEVRGDLLYGRGAVDMKGSIACFVAAVAREKDLPGTISLIITGDEEGPAVHGTLALMDRMAERGVKPDLCLVGEPTSVNRLGDMVKIGRRGSVNMWIMVEGAQGHVAYPHLADNPIPRLIRILSAIEAVELDQGTDWFQPSNIEITDITVGNPATNVIPARASARLSIRFNDQHSGASLVERISAIVEAEGGTLEAKISGEPFLTAPGDFSTLISAAIHDATGIVTELSTTGGTSDARFLSRLCPVVEFGLCNATMHKLDEAVAIADLETLTTIYASILARVAQASSATA; translated from the coding sequence ATGACCCTGACCAGTGCCGCTTTCGATCCCTTGGACCTTGCGCAGCGGCTTATCGCCTGCCCCTCCGTTACCCCTGCAACCGGCAGCGTGTTCGCGTGCCTGGAATCCATGCTGGCGCCGCTCGGATTTGCCGTCGACCGCTTTGTGTCGGGGGAAGCGCCCGATGGTCCTGTCGAGAACCTGCTGGCAGTACGGCAGAACGGGCCGGGACCGCATTTCGCCTTCGCCGGGCATCTCGACGTGGTGCCTCCGGGCGACGGCTGGGGGAGCGATCCCTTCGAGCCCGAGGTGCGCGGAGACTTGCTCTATGGTCGCGGCGCTGTGGACATGAAAGGTTCGATCGCCTGCTTCGTGGCAGCCGTCGCGCGGGAGAAAGATCTTCCGGGCACAATCAGTCTTATCATCACGGGCGACGAGGAAGGCCCCGCCGTTCATGGCACGCTCGCCCTGATGGACCGCATGGCCGAGCGCGGCGTCAAACCCGACCTGTGCCTTGTCGGTGAACCGACTTCGGTCAACCGGCTGGGCGACATGGTGAAGATCGGGCGGCGCGGATCTGTGAATATGTGGATTATGGTGGAGGGCGCGCAGGGGCATGTCGCCTACCCGCATCTTGCCGACAACCCGATACCCCGCCTCATCCGTATCCTGTCAGCGATCGAAGCCGTCGAACTGGATCAGGGAACCGACTGGTTCCAGCCGAGCAACATCGAAATCACCGACATCACCGTAGGCAATCCGGCAACCAACGTGATCCCCGCCAGAGCCAGTGCGCGCCTGTCGATTCGGTTCAACGATCAGCATAGTGGCGCGAGCCTTGTTGAACGGATTTCAGCGATTGTTGAGGCGGAAGGCGGCACGCTGGAGGCGAAAATCAGCGGCGAGCCGTTCCTGACGGCACCAGGGGATTTTTCCACGCTTATCAGCGCCGCTATTCACGATGCCACCGGCATCGTTACGGAGCTTTCTACAACCGGCGGCACGTCCGACGCGCGCTTCCTCTCACGCCTGTGTCCGGTGGTCGAGTTCGGCCTGTGCAATGCAACGATGCACAAGCTGGATGAGGCTGTAGCAATTGCCGATCTGGAGACGCTGACGACGATCTACGCCAGCATCCTTGCACGCGTGGCTCAGGCTTCCAGTGCAACGGCCTGA
- a CDS encoding putative bifunctional diguanylate cyclase/phosphodiesterase: protein MKSVRFNSRATLIRLGAGALAFILALSAAFNTSGPSRNAALALAGTLLCGLFSWCSAHRSISTLKGALDGATARLRAAAHGDLHTPVVSHLRRDLPDLAGAMDTLFSQVRSDLDDIHSLAMFDPVTGLPNRTSFCRQVEQLLVESVSDDPAALFFLDLDGFKSVNDTLGHAAGDKLLARVAGRLREVLMSQAQTGAASAVLGRFAGDEFTIFLPEVPNSAAAERIARAIHFALGERFDIDGQFVDLGASIGIAYYPEHGNSLPALIRAADIAMYRAKSNGRGRFELFSNALAEEAEGKAELERDLRIALERGEFILQFQPQVDVGSGRVLVAEALVRWAHPDRDLVLPGIFVPAAEESGVIVDLGDWIMDQVCETAARWARMGMDQRLAINISTRELAQADFFARLRSAIARHETPPSALELEISESLAMNMAPRLVDEIADLRRLGIRVAIDDFGTGYSNLARLRDLPIDRVKIDRSVVRDVVTSAEARTICSAIIALIQGLGLDVIVEGVESQGQLDILKVIGCTIFQGFHLARPADERTYLTRFGGTQAVALEA, encoded by the coding sequence GTGAAGAGTGTGAGGTTCAACAGCCGCGCGACCCTGATAAGGCTAGGCGCAGGGGCGTTGGCCTTCATCCTCGCCCTTTCGGCGGCGTTCAACACGAGTGGACCTTCACGAAACGCCGCTCTGGCGCTTGCCGGCACGCTTCTCTGCGGGCTGTTCAGCTGGTGCTCGGCGCATCGAAGCATTTCCACATTGAAGGGCGCGCTGGATGGCGCGACCGCAAGGCTGCGCGCAGCAGCGCATGGCGATCTCCATACCCCGGTGGTATCCCATTTGCGCCGCGATCTTCCGGATCTGGCAGGAGCGATGGATACGCTTTTCAGTCAGGTCAGATCTGATCTCGACGATATCCATTCGCTTGCCATGTTCGATCCTGTGACCGGCCTGCCTAATCGCACCAGCTTCTGTCGGCAGGTTGAGCAACTCCTGGTTGAAAGTGTGTCGGACGATCCCGCCGCCTTGTTCTTCCTCGATCTCGACGGCTTCAAGTCCGTAAATGACACGCTGGGTCACGCCGCGGGCGACAAGCTGCTGGCGCGAGTGGCAGGGCGATTACGCGAAGTGCTGATGAGCCAGGCGCAGACCGGTGCGGCCAGCGCGGTGCTGGGCCGCTTTGCGGGTGACGAATTTACCATATTCCTTCCCGAAGTCCCCAATAGCGCTGCTGCTGAAAGAATCGCCCGTGCAATTCACTTCGCATTGGGTGAGCGATTCGATATCGACGGGCAGTTCGTCGATCTTGGCGCGTCGATCGGCATCGCTTACTATCCCGAGCATGGGAACAGCCTGCCGGCGCTGATACGTGCGGCGGACATCGCGATGTACCGGGCCAAGAGCAATGGCCGTGGCCGCTTCGAATTGTTCAGCAACGCACTGGCCGAAGAGGCGGAGGGCAAGGCAGAGCTGGAGCGCGATTTGCGTATCGCGCTGGAGCGCGGCGAATTTATCCTGCAGTTCCAGCCGCAAGTGGATGTAGGCAGCGGACGCGTTCTGGTCGCCGAAGCCCTGGTGCGTTGGGCACATCCGGATCGCGATCTGGTGCTGCCGGGAATCTTCGTTCCCGCTGCTGAAGAAAGTGGCGTCATCGTCGACCTGGGCGACTGGATCATGGATCAGGTTTGCGAGACGGCGGCGCGCTGGGCGCGAATGGGCATGGACCAGCGTCTGGCGATCAACATCTCTACGCGTGAACTTGCACAAGCGGACTTCTTCGCACGATTGCGTAGCGCCATTGCGCGCCACGAAACGCCTCCTTCAGCTCTGGAACTGGAGATAAGCGAGTCGCTGGCCATGAATATGGCTCCGCGTCTGGTTGATGAGATCGCCGATCTGCGCAGATTGGGGATTCGTGTCGCTATCGACGATTTCGGCACCGGCTATTCCAATCTTGCCCGCTTGCGCGATTTGCCCATCGACCGTGTAAAGATCGATCGCAGTGTGGTGCGTGACGTGGTGACCTCCGCTGAAGCGCGGACTATATGCAGCGCCATCATTGCGCTGATCCAGGGGCTTGGCCTCGACGTGATCGTCGAAGGTGTCGAGAGCCAGGGGCAGCTCGACATCTTGAAGGTGATCGGCTGCACAATATTTCAGGGCTTCCACCTCGCCCGCCCCGCGGATGAGCGGACATATCTCACGCGCTTCGGCGGTACTCAGGCCGTTGCACTGGAAGCCTGA
- a CDS encoding Smr/MutS family protein, with product MAGRRLSPEERALWARLAQTVRSYRPAMTASKVDAPIVSSPASPAKSLTRMPALPPLPQPARKPVPVLDDRWEKQIKRGALVPEMTIDLHGHSLSAAHVRLDQALAAARAHDVRILLVVTGKPRPARDNGAVAQRGAIRAEIGHWLDSSPHADAIASVRPAHPRHGGSGALYIILRRKK from the coding sequence ATGGCCGGACGCCGCCTCTCCCCTGAAGAGCGGGCGCTCTGGGCGCGCCTTGCACAGACGGTGCGTTCCTACCGCCCGGCGATGACGGCATCGAAGGTGGATGCGCCGATTGTCTCTTCGCCCGCATCGCCCGCAAAATCGTTAACGCGAATGCCTGCGCTTCCCCCTTTGCCTCAACCCGCGCGGAAGCCTGTGCCGGTCCTTGACGATCGATGGGAGAAGCAGATCAAGCGCGGGGCACTCGTTCCAGAAATGACGATCGACTTGCACGGCCACAGCCTTTCTGCGGCGCATGTCCGGCTCGACCAAGCTTTGGCTGCGGCGCGTGCGCACGATGTCCGCATACTGCTTGTCGTCACTGGAAAGCCCCGGCCAGCAAGGGATAACGGTGCAGTCGCGCAGCGTGGCGCGATCCGAGCGGAGATCGGCCACTGGCTGGATTCCAGCCCCCACGCCGATGCCATTGCCAGCGTTCGCCCCGCCCACCCTCGGCATGGCGGGAGCGGCGCCCTCTATATTATATTGCGCCGCAAAAAATAA
- a CDS encoding murein transglycosylase A, which produces MSLLRSGVALLIAAALSGCAGSIVPPGFGGTARPIPGRVSKPSETAARPKPATPRPTLPSPVTPVVAGDNALGAGLVAGPPVGDLMPSGERSRLALQAFRISCPSLLRRSDQSGLTRGADWQQACSAASSWPDTTATEFFSRYFETAQVGDGKAFATGYFEPEIAGSRTRRAGYEVPIYTRPADLIDVDLGLFSDALKGKTIRGKVNGAKFVPFDDRSQIVAGSLTGRAPEIAWAADAVEFFFLQVQGSGRLRLPDGGVMRIGYDGQNGRDYTGIGKLMKDRGLIQAGSMQDIMAYLRAHPVEGTAIMNENKSFVFFRELTGAGPLGALGLPVTPEATVAADPKYIPLGAPILLSMDRAEPNGIWIAQDTGGAIKGANRVDTFWGAGERARAIAGGMAARGSALLLLPIGTVARVSALINANGNGRTPPLP; this is translated from the coding sequence ATGAGCCTCCTCAGATCGGGCGTCGCGCTGCTTATCGCCGCGGCGCTTTCGGGATGCGCGGGCAGCATCGTACCTCCAGGTTTCGGCGGCACCGCTCGCCCGATACCTGGCCGGGTTTCCAAGCCTTCCGAAACGGCCGCGCGCCCAAAGCCTGCCACGCCAAGGCCAACGCTTCCCTCTCCCGTGACACCAGTTGTTGCTGGGGATAATGCGTTAGGCGCGGGTCTGGTGGCGGGGCCGCCGGTCGGCGACCTCATGCCATCAGGCGAGCGTTCGCGTCTCGCATTGCAAGCATTTCGTATTTCCTGCCCTTCTTTGCTACGGCGGAGCGACCAGAGCGGTCTGACACGCGGCGCGGACTGGCAACAGGCATGTAGCGCCGCCTCAAGCTGGCCCGACACGACAGCCACAGAGTTCTTCTCGCGCTATTTCGAGACGGCGCAGGTCGGTGACGGGAAAGCTTTCGCGACCGGCTACTTCGAACCGGAGATTGCGGGATCACGGACCCGTCGCGCTGGATATGAAGTGCCCATTTACACACGCCCTGCCGATTTGATCGATGTCGATCTCGGCCTCTTCAGCGATGCGCTGAAGGGGAAGACTATTCGCGGCAAGGTGAACGGTGCGAAATTCGTACCATTCGATGATCGAAGCCAGATCGTTGCTGGCTCACTTACCGGGCGTGCACCGGAAATCGCCTGGGCCGCCGATGCGGTCGAGTTCTTCTTCCTTCAGGTTCAGGGGAGCGGACGCTTGCGCCTGCCCGATGGCGGCGTGATGCGCATCGGCTATGACGGGCAGAATGGCCGTGACTATACCGGCATTGGTAAGCTGATGAAGGATCGTGGATTGATCCAGGCCGGGTCGATGCAGGACATCATGGCCTATCTGCGAGCGCATCCCGTCGAAGGCACAGCGATCATGAACGAGAACAAGAGCTTCGTGTTCTTTCGCGAGCTGACCGGCGCTGGTCCGCTGGGCGCGCTTGGCTTGCCCGTTACGCCAGAAGCTACTGTGGCGGCTGATCCCAAATATATTCCGCTCGGCGCGCCGATACTCCTCTCGATGGACCGTGCGGAACCTAATGGCATATGGATCGCCCAAGACACGGGCGGCGCGATCAAGGGCGCAAATCGAGTCGATACCTTCTGGGGTGCGGGCGAACGCGCGCGGGCGATCGCAGGCGGCATGGCGGCACGGGGCAGCGCGCTACTGCTGTTGCCGATCGGCACAGTTGCGCGGGTTTCCGCACTGATCAACGCGAACGGCAATGGCCGGACGCCGCCTCTCCCCTGA
- a CDS encoding Tim44/TimA family putative adaptor protein: MYAIVILALVAGFLALRLYSVLGKRTGHEQQPAPLQADDRAKVSVLQPRQTGEQSQEPARLAEGLLTPGAENGVRALIAADRRFDVPQFVDGAKSAYRMVLEAFWRGDREELAWLCDADVLASFEEAIAAREAAGETLENRLVRIDKAVITDASLSGRIAHITMRFDADIAAITRDKDGNVIAGSMTDAVATHDVWTFSRDLRATDPNWKLTETDEEA; encoded by the coding sequence GTGTACGCCATCGTCATTCTCGCTCTCGTTGCCGGCTTTCTGGCCCTTCGCCTTTATTCGGTGCTGGGCAAGCGCACGGGTCATGAGCAGCAGCCCGCTCCGCTTCAGGCCGACGACCGCGCCAAAGTTTCGGTGTTGCAGCCACGGCAAACGGGCGAACAGAGTCAGGAACCTGCACGGTTAGCCGAAGGCCTGCTGACACCGGGCGCTGAAAATGGTGTCCGCGCCCTGATTGCAGCGGACCGTCGCTTTGACGTGCCGCAGTTCGTGGATGGTGCGAAAAGCGCCTACCGTATGGTGCTGGAGGCATTCTGGCGCGGAGATCGCGAGGAATTGGCTTGGTTGTGCGATGCTGACGTCCTTGCCTCTTTCGAAGAGGCGATTGCCGCGCGCGAAGCCGCTGGCGAGACGCTGGAAAACCGCCTTGTCCGAATCGATAAGGCTGTGATTACGGACGCGTCGCTTAGCGGGCGTATTGCGCACATCACGATGCGGTTCGATGCGGACATCGCCGCAATCACGCGGGACAAGGACGGCAATGTGATCGCGGGGTCGATGACCGATGCCGTTGCGACTCACGATGTCTGGACCTTCAGCCGCGACTTGCGGGCCACTGATCCCAACTGGAAGCTGACCGAAACCGACGAGGAGGCATGA
- the secB gene encoding protein-export chaperone SecB, translated as MADQADTYDALSNGADTTPQIGLITQYVKDLSFENPNAPAVYQWQTQPNIDVQFNIGADQVADDVHEVALKIEVKATTTDGTAFAVELVYAGLFGMRNVPEDQIQPFMLAEAPRLLFPFARRILSDAVRDGGFPPLLLDPIDFQALYVQQAQAAQLNEQPAGNA; from the coding sequence ATGGCGGATCAGGCCGACACTTACGACGCACTGTCCAATGGCGCGGATACCACGCCGCAGATCGGGCTCATCACGCAATATGTGAAGGACCTGTCGTTCGAGAATCCGAACGCACCGGCCGTATATCAGTGGCAGACCCAGCCCAATATCGACGTCCAGTTCAACATCGGTGCCGATCAGGTGGCGGATGACGTGCATGAAGTGGCGCTGAAGATCGAAGTGAAGGCGACGACCACTGATGGCACTGCCTTTGCCGTGGAACTGGTCTATGCTGGCCTGTTCGGGATGCGCAACGTGCCTGAAGATCAGATTCAGCCATTCATGCTGGCCGAAGCGCCGCGCCTTCTCTTCCCGTTTGCGCGCCGTATCTTGTCTGACGCGGTGCGTGATGGCGGCTTCCCGCCGCTGCTTCTCGATCCCATCGATTTCCAGGCGCTCTATGTGCAGCAGGCGCAGGCCGCGCAGCTCAATGAACAGCCTGCCGGGAATGCGTAA